In one Chryseobacterium camelliae genomic region, the following are encoded:
- the nuoK gene encoding NADH-quinone oxidoreductase subunit NuoK: MGEVNTFIQSIPLNYFIILSSVLFSLGVLGVLLRKNAIVILGCVELMLNSTNLLLAAFSAYKGNGDGQLLVFFIMVVAAAEVAVGLAIIAMLYRNTRSVDVSIFNKLRG, encoded by the coding sequence ATGGGAGAAGTAAATACATTTATACAAAGCATCCCTCTGAATTATTTCATCATTCTTTCTTCTGTATTGTTCAGTTTAGGAGTGTTGGGAGTATTGTTGAGAAAAAATGCAATTGTTATTTTGGGTTGTGTTGAGCTTATGCTAAATTCTACGAACCTTTTATTGGCTGCATTTTCAGCATACAAAGGTAACGGAGACGGGCAACTTTTAGTTTTCTTCATTATGGTGGTTGCTGCTGCGGAAGTAGCGGTAGGTTTGGCAATTATTGCTATGCTGTATAGAAATACCCGTTCTGTAGATGTAAGTATATTTAATAAATTAAGAGGATAA
- a CDS encoding DUF4280 domain-containing protein, which produces MKTYFTQPNDTFSSLAKRFNIKDGNYLKTFHNLYCEKDSIMNDEVEAGKQILIPDDPQFMKEETKKNAEKTIQEEPFIEEGEDYEFLDKGTNTNNESEENPKDDSAKEAEEKQNNEQPKENTSSEHDGKYFVIQNGTCQCNQGFSFPQLKVTSHQKHYWNNADMQADFLAVTEDDLQFNPAAQPFGQCKLKPTSGGYLPCAYAPAGKWQKTYDKVKVLGKSCVTELSELMCSTGGKITILKHGQQSEVGKSSLMTANSQEQNIYNPIINFEEFKAEVNTENNYAF; this is translated from the coding sequence ATGAAAACCTATTTTACACAACCTAACGATACCTTTTCCAGTCTTGCCAAAAGGTTTAATATAAAAGACGGAAACTATCTGAAGACCTTTCACAATTTATATTGTGAAAAAGATAGTATAATGAATGATGAAGTAGAAGCAGGAAAACAGATTCTCATTCCGGATGATCCACAATTCATGAAGGAAGAAACTAAAAAAAATGCAGAAAAAACCATACAGGAAGAACCCTTTATTGAAGAAGGAGAAGATTATGAATTCTTAGATAAAGGTACAAATACCAATAACGAATCGGAAGAAAATCCAAAAGACGATTCAGCCAAAGAAGCAGAAGAGAAGCAGAACAATGAACAACCAAAAGAAAATACTTCCAGTGAACATGATGGTAAGTATTTTGTGATTCAAAACGGAACATGCCAATGCAATCAGGGATTTAGCTTTCCGCAGCTTAAGGTAACCTCCCATCAAAAACATTATTGGAATAATGCTGATATGCAGGCAGATTTTCTTGCCGTAACTGAAGATGATTTACAATTTAATCCAGCTGCACAACCTTTTGGACAATGCAAGCTAAAACCAACCTCGGGAGGATATCTTCCCTGTGCTTATGCTCCTGCAGGAAAATGGCAAAAAACCTATGATAAAGTGAAAGTCCTGGGTAAAAGCTGTGTCACCGAACTCTCCGAACTCATGTGCTCTACCGGTGGAAAAATTACGATCCTGAAACATGGTCAACAAAGTGAGGTTGGGAAATCCAGTCTGATGACTGCTAATTCTCAAGAACAAAATATCTATAATCCCATTATAAATTTTGAGGAATTTAAAGCTGAAGTAAATACCGAAAATAACTACGCATTTTAA
- a CDS encoding NADH-quinone oxidoreductase subunit J, with translation MDQFLFFLVAFLAVASAVYFVFARNPLYAILSLIVTMFSIAGMYILLNAQFLAIIQIIVYAGAIMVLFLYILMMLNLNKQDESKKNNTLKFVGVFTAGLLLIGVLGVFRGVQQNHVVVENVDKGVGLTKNLGRLLFNEYVLPFELASILILAGIVGAVLIGKKDL, from the coding sequence ATGGATCAGTTTTTATTTTTCTTGGTGGCGTTTTTAGCAGTAGCAAGTGCAGTTTATTTCGTATTTGCCAGAAATCCTTTGTATGCTATTTTGTCATTAATTGTTACGATGTTTTCTATTGCGGGCATGTACATTCTTCTGAATGCACAATTCCTTGCGATTATCCAGATTATTGTTTACGCCGGAGCCATCATGGTATTATTCCTTTATATCCTGATGATGCTTAACCTTAATAAGCAAGACGAAAGTAAGAAGAACAATACTTTAAAGTTTGTCGGAGTTTTTACAGCAGGTCTTTTATTAATTGGAGTTTTAGGCGTATTCAGAGGAGTTCAGCAAAACCATGTCGTTGTTGAGAACGTAGACAAAGGTGTTGGTTTAACGAAGAATCTGGGCAGACTTTTGTTTAATGAATATGTTTTACCGTTTGAGCTTGCATCCATCCTTATTTTGGCAGGTATCGTAGGTGCGGTATTAATCGGTAAAAAAGATTTATAA
- the nuoL gene encoding NADH-quinone oxidoreductase subunit L: MENLVYAIVLLPLLGFLINGLFGKNLPKIVVGSLATAMVFASFCIAVSIFMGFNSESQPVIVKAFEWFRVNGVQINFGFQIDQLSLMMVMIITGIGSLIHLYSIGYMSHDKGFYKFFTYLNLFIFSMLLLVMGSNYLILFIGWEGVGLCSYLLIGFWYTNEEYGKAARKAFIMNRIGDLALLIGIFMIAGQTNAVDYLTVAENAGKFELDGSVIIFITASLFIGATGKSAQVPLYTWLPDAMAGPTPVSALIHAATMVTAGIYLVVRSNFLFTLAPTVQGGILFIGFLTAALAGFYALRQNDIKKVLAYSTVSQLGFMFIALGLGAYTTAMFHVMTHAFFKALLFLGAGSVIHAMSNEQDMRFMGGLKKHIPITHATFLIGTLAISGFPLLSGMISKDEILVAAFAKNPVYWVLLFVLAAMTATYMFRLYYLTFHGEFRGTEEQKHHLHESPSNMTLPLIVLAILSVLGGLINLPHFIGHGHYAKLMEWLKPVLTEESFKQMEATLSGVPFGTEMILLGATVLMFFCVWFIVKNTYVNKKKQALPEAQYTGWEKLSAKKLYVDELYNALIVKTVEGLGRGGKMFDKGILDRFVDFVGEGAEDSGKAMKRIQNGNVENYILIMSLAVGIILIVNFILQ, from the coding sequence ATGGAGAATTTAGTATATGCAATAGTACTTTTACCACTTTTAGGGTTTCTTATTAACGGTTTATTCGGGAAAAATCTTCCAAAAATTGTTGTGGGCAGTTTGGCTACGGCAATGGTTTTTGCATCTTTCTGCATTGCAGTAAGTATTTTCATGGGTTTCAATTCTGAAAGCCAGCCCGTAATCGTAAAAGCTTTTGAATGGTTTAGAGTAAACGGAGTTCAGATCAATTTCGGATTCCAGATCGATCAGTTATCATTAATGATGGTCATGATCATCACAGGTATCGGTTCTTTAATTCACCTGTACTCTATCGGATATATGAGCCACGATAAAGGTTTCTATAAGTTTTTCACTTATTTGAACTTATTTATCTTCTCCATGTTATTATTGGTAATGGGAAGCAACTACCTGATCCTATTCATCGGATGGGAAGGTGTAGGATTGTGTTCTTATTTACTGATCGGATTCTGGTATACCAACGAAGAATATGGTAAAGCAGCAAGAAAAGCTTTCATTATGAACAGAATCGGTGACCTTGCGTTACTGATCGGTATTTTCATGATTGCCGGGCAAACCAATGCTGTAGATTATCTTACGGTAGCAGAAAACGCTGGAAAATTTGAATTAGACGGAAGCGTAATTATCTTTATTACGGCGAGTTTATTTATCGGTGCAACCGGTAAATCCGCTCAGGTTCCTTTATATACATGGTTACCGGATGCGATGGCCGGTCCTACTCCGGTTTCTGCGTTAATTCACGCGGCAACGATGGTAACTGCGGGTATTTATTTAGTAGTAAGATCAAATTTCTTATTTACTTTAGCACCTACCGTTCAGGGAGGAATTTTATTCATCGGATTCTTAACCGCTGCTTTGGCAGGATTCTACGCATTACGTCAGAACGATATCAAAAAAGTATTGGCATATTCTACAGTTTCACAGCTTGGATTTATGTTCATTGCTTTAGGTCTTGGAGCTTATACAACAGCGATGTTCCACGTAATGACACATGCTTTCTTCAAAGCCTTATTGTTCTTGGGAGCAGGTTCTGTCATCCACGCAATGAGCAACGAACAGGATATGCGTTTCATGGGAGGTTTGAAAAAACACATTCCAATCACTCACGCAACTTTCCTGATCGGAACATTGGCTATCTCAGGATTCCCTTTATTGTCAGGGATGATTTCTAAAGACGAAATTTTAGTAGCAGCTTTCGCTAAAAATCCGGTTTACTGGGTACTTTTATTTGTTTTAGCGGCAATGACTGCAACGTATATGTTCAGATTGTACTATCTGACTTTCCACGGAGAATTCAGAGGTACTGAAGAACAGAAACACCACTTACACGAAAGCCCGTCTAATATGACGTTACCATTGATCGTATTGGCTATTCTTTCTGTTTTAGGTGGTTTAATTAACCTTCCTCACTTCATCGGTCACGGTCATTATGCAAAATTAATGGAATGGCTGAAGCCGGTTCTTACCGAGGAAAGCTTTAAGCAAATGGAAGCTACTCTATCCGGAGTTCCGTTTGGTACTGAAATGATACTTTTAGGAGCGACAGTTCTGATGTTCTTCTGCGTGTGGTTCATTGTTAAAAACACTTATGTAAATAAGAAAAAACAAGCACTTCCGGAAGCACAATACACAGGATGGGAAAAATTGTCTGCTAAAAAATTATATGTTGACGAACTTTACAATGCATTAATTGTAAAAACTGTTGAAGGATTAGGACGCGGAGGAAAGATGTTTGATAAAGGTATTCTTGATCGTTTTGTAGACTTTGTAGGCGAAGGTGCTGAAGACAGCGGAAAAGCGATGAAGCGTATTCAGAACGGAAATGTTGAGAATTACATTCTGATCATGTCTTTAGCTGTGGGAATTATACTGATTGTTAACTTTATATTACAATAA
- a CDS encoding NuoI/complex I 23 kDa subunit family protein, whose translation MKLTNRSKVVSNKEMTLAEKIYLPAIFTGMGITFKHAVRTVLKGAPAVYSYPEVLKPRADIWRGQHVLKRDEEGRERCTACGLCAVACPAEAITMTAAERTKEEKHLYREEKYASVYEINMLRCIFCGMCEEACPKSAIYLTDRLVDVETNRGSFIYGKDKLVEKINERIDITERQSEKQKNAVK comes from the coding sequence ATGAAACTTACGAACAGATCAAAAGTTGTTTCTAATAAAGAAATGACCCTTGCTGAAAAAATCTACTTACCTGCGATTTTTACAGGAATGGGGATTACCTTTAAGCATGCTGTAAGAACCGTATTGAAAGGTGCTCCCGCAGTATATTCGTATCCGGAGGTACTGAAGCCCAGAGCAGATATCTGGAGAGGTCAGCACGTTTTGAAAAGAGACGAAGAAGGCAGAGAAAGATGTACCGCTTGCGGACTTTGTGCGGTGGCGTGTCCTGCAGAAGCAATTACAATGACTGCTGCTGAAAGAACTAAAGAAGAAAAACACCTTTACAGAGAAGAAAAATACGCTTCAGTATATGAAATCAATATGCTAAGATGTATTTTCTGCGGTATGTGTGAAGAAGCTTGTCCGAAATCTGCCATCTATCTTACCGACAGATTGGTAGATGTGGAAACCAACAGAGGTTCTTTCATTTACGGAAAAGATAAATTGGTTGAAAAAATAAATGAAAGGATTGATATCACTGAAAGACAATCCGAGAAACAAAAAAATGCGGTAAAATAA
- the nuoH gene encoding NADH-quinone oxidoreductase subunit NuoH, which yields MDLLTFKLILVLALFLLSLTIAAYSTWAERKVASIMQDRIGPNRAGPFGLLQPLADGGKFFFKEDFTPANAEKFLFVLGPALVMFISLITGAVIPWGKSLNIAGTSYDLQVANIDVGVLFIIGMASIGVYGIMIGGWASNNKYSLLGAIRASSQMISYELAMGLALLSIIMMTGSLDLKEITESQTGGKLWGIIPWGSGMNWNIFYQPIAFLVFFVAALAETNRHPFDLPECESELVTGYSTEYSSMKLGLYMFGEYVNMFISNAFMVVLFFGGYNYPGIEWVTQNWGENTAGILSIVAFLTKTVIGILIFMWIRWTLPRFRYDQLMHLGWKTLIPMALVNLLITGAVILAFGN from the coding sequence ATGGATTTACTTACATTTAAACTTATACTTGTACTAGCGCTTTTCTTGCTTTCGTTAACGATTGCAGCCTACTCTACATGGGCGGAAAGAAAAGTTGCCTCTATCATGCAGGATAGAATTGGTCCGAACAGAGCAGGACCTTTCGGATTGCTGCAGCCTCTTGCTGACGGTGGAAAGTTTTTCTTTAAAGAAGATTTTACACCTGCCAATGCAGAAAAATTCCTTTTCGTATTGGGCCCGGCTTTGGTAATGTTTATTTCATTAATCACGGGAGCGGTTATTCCTTGGGGTAAAAGTTTAAATATTGCAGGTACTTCTTATGATCTTCAGGTGGCCAACATCGATGTTGGTGTACTTTTCATCATCGGAATGGCTTCAATCGGGGTTTACGGAATTATGATCGGAGGTTGGGCTTCGAATAATAAATATTCGTTATTAGGTGCTATCCGTGCTTCTTCCCAGATGATTTCTTACGAATTGGCAATGGGATTGGCTTTACTTTCTATCATTATGATGACAGGAAGTTTAGATTTAAAAGAAATTACGGAAAGCCAGACCGGAGGAAAACTTTGGGGAATTATTCCTTGGGGTTCCGGAATGAACTGGAATATTTTCTACCAACCGATTGCGTTCCTTGTATTCTTCGTAGCCGCTTTAGCTGAAACCAACAGACACCCTTTCGATTTACCTGAATGTGAATCTGAATTGGTAACAGGATATTCTACAGAATACTCATCGATGAAGTTAGGTTTATATATGTTCGGTGAATATGTGAACATGTTTATTTCCAATGCTTTCATGGTCGTTCTTTTCTTCGGAGGGTACAACTACCCTGGAATTGAATGGGTCACTCAAAACTGGGGTGAAAACACTGCAGGTATCTTGAGTATCGTAGCCTTCTTAACTAAAACGGTAATCGGAATTTTGATCTTCATGTGGATCAGATGGACGCTTCCAAGATTTAGATATGACCAGTTGATGCATTTAGGTTGGAAAACTTTAATTCCAATGGCATTGGTAAACTTATTAATTACAGGAGCTGTAATTTTAGCGTTTGGAAATTAA
- a CDS encoding complex I subunit 4 family protein has protein sequence MSCLLLTLLLLPLVGSGLVFAWKNNSSKYLALGIALVQMLITFYIAADFDFTPTVDSVLQHEINYPWSQFMKSSLHFGIDGMSLLLLLLTNILAPIIILSSFNENVSYRNTFYGLILLMQFGLVGVFTSLDGLLFYIFWEVTLIPIWFIAGLWGQENKRFEFTTKFFVYTFVGSLFMLAGLIYVYNHSASFALTDLYNAQLNETQQTVVFWFIFFAFAVKLPVFPFHTWQPDTYTYSPTQGSMLLSGIMLKMAVYGVMRYLLPITPLPIAGISGQIVIILAIVGIVHGALIAIIQTDMKRIIAYSSFSHVGLMVAGIFASAVVTLRGTFNIEGAEGALVQTFAHGINVVGLFYCCDILYKRFKSRDIRQMGGLAKVAPKFAVLFLIIILGSMGVPLTNGFIGEFILLKSVYDFNGLAAVIAGLTVILCAVYLLRFYGKAMFGQGDDAVLSTVKDLSAVEFSVLASLAVFVIVFGIFPQPIIEMVNSSLKFIYQSMVS, from the coding sequence ATGTCTTGTTTATTATTAACATTATTACTATTACCTCTAGTAGGTTCGGGATTAGTTTTTGCCTGGAAGAATAATTCCAGCAAATATTTGGCACTGGGAATTGCATTGGTTCAAATGCTGATTACCTTCTACATTGCAGCGGATTTTGATTTTACTCCGACAGTAGACAGCGTATTACAGCACGAGATCAATTATCCTTGGTCACAATTCATGAAGAGTTCTCTTCACTTCGGTATCGATGGGATGAGCTTGCTTCTTTTATTGTTGACTAATATTTTAGCGCCAATCATTATTTTATCTTCTTTTAACGAAAATGTAAGCTACAGAAATACGTTCTATGGTTTGATCCTGCTAATGCAGTTCGGGCTTGTAGGAGTTTTCACTTCGCTAGACGGATTATTGTTCTACATTTTCTGGGAAGTAACTTTGATTCCGATCTGGTTTATTGCCGGACTTTGGGGGCAGGAAAATAAAAGATTTGAATTCACTACGAAATTCTTCGTATATACATTCGTTGGGTCATTATTCATGTTAGCCGGATTGATTTATGTTTACAATCACTCTGCTTCTTTTGCACTAACTGATCTTTACAATGCTCAATTAAACGAAACACAACAGACTGTGGTATTCTGGTTTATCTTCTTTGCTTTTGCAGTGAAATTACCGGTATTCCCTTTCCATACATGGCAACCGGATACGTATACCTACTCACCGACTCAGGGGTCAATGCTTTTATCAGGGATCATGCTTAAAATGGCGGTGTATGGAGTTATGCGTTATTTATTACCAATCACTCCGCTTCCGATTGCAGGAATTTCAGGGCAGATTGTAATTATTCTTGCGATTGTAGGAATTGTACACGGTGCATTAATTGCGATCATCCAAACTGATATGAAGAGAATCATTGCGTATTCTTCTTTCTCTCACGTTGGATTGATGGTTGCTGGTATCTTCGCTTCTGCAGTAGTTACGTTAAGAGGAACTTTCAACATCGAAGGTGCTGAAGGTGCTTTGGTTCAAACGTTTGCCCACGGTATCAACGTTGTAGGTTTATTCTACTGCTGTGATATTTTATATAAGAGATTTAAATCAAGAGACATCAGACAAATGGGAGGTCTGGCGAAAGTAGCTCCTAAGTTTGCCGTATTGTTCCTGATCATTATATTAGGTTCAATGGGAGTTCCATTGACTAATGGATTCATCGGAGAATTTATCTTGTTGAAGTCTGTCTATGACTTTAACGGATTGGCTGCTGTAATCGCCGGTCTTACGGTAATTCTTTGTGCTGTATATTTATTGAGATTCTACGGAAAGGCAATGTTCGGACAAGGTGATGATGCAGTTTTGAGTACAGTAAAAGATTTATCTGCAGTAGAATTCTCTGTATTGGCAAGTTTAGCGGTTTTTGTGATTGTATTTGGTATTTTCCCACAACCGATAATCGAAATGGTGAATAGTTCGTTGAAGTTTATCTACCAATCAATGGTAAGCTAA
- a CDS encoding LysM peptidoglycan-binding domain-containing protein — MEINFIKYNVRPNDTLSSIASRLKITKEDLKNFHNSRCEKMNRLYVENLKGVNYILISTNYTNKEENLKRQQQLLPSKEYSKEFHSEHYTIKENIEWSTEKEISIEYQVDLIVEDKKHQTIISVNQTDFKKDHIKPDDKISSLSIACMQTISPVPFIISGNGILQEIFEPQKVLKKFKNKRCDIEDFFSGEIPKKYLDLFEENLSNENYLFKHLTSTLLYQVLFPKMDWFHKTLVWTEAFTVYPNSFSVHCEFETEHYINNDSQTIKTTVKGNINDHCTLLEVIKSRRFNDSVSDDRIKGEIYIEYTTSTKSKQLSEAQAVITLWQQEELYFKHHLSINQT, encoded by the coding sequence ATGGAAATTAATTTTATAAAATATAATGTTCGCCCAAACGACACTCTTTCTTCTATAGCATCGCGCCTAAAAATAACAAAGGAAGATTTAAAAAACTTTCATAACAGCAGGTGTGAGAAAATGAACAGATTATATGTTGAAAATCTGAAAGGTGTAAATTATATCTTAATCTCAACAAATTATACCAATAAAGAAGAAAACTTAAAACGGCAACAGCAATTACTCCCTTCTAAAGAATACTCCAAAGAGTTTCATTCGGAGCATTATACTATTAAAGAAAATATTGAATGGTCTACGGAAAAAGAGATATCAATAGAGTATCAAGTCGACTTAATTGTTGAAGATAAAAAACACCAAACCATTATATCAGTAAATCAAACAGATTTCAAAAAGGATCATATAAAACCTGATGATAAAATCTCCTCTCTTTCGATAGCTTGCATGCAAACCATCTCTCCCGTTCCGTTTATAATTTCAGGTAACGGGATTTTACAAGAAATATTTGAACCGCAGAAAGTCTTAAAAAAATTTAAAAATAAACGATGCGACATCGAAGACTTTTTTTCAGGAGAAATTCCAAAAAAATATCTGGATTTGTTTGAAGAAAATCTCAGCAATGAAAATTACCTCTTCAAACACTTAACTTCTACCCTTTTATACCAAGTTTTATTTCCGAAAATGGACTGGTTTCACAAAACATTAGTTTGGACAGAAGCTTTTACTGTTTATCCCAATTCGTTCTCTGTACACTGTGAATTTGAAACTGAACACTATATAAATAATGATTCGCAGACCATTAAAACAACGGTTAAAGGAAATATTAATGATCATTGTACACTACTGGAAGTTATAAAAAGCAGACGGTTTAATGACAGTGTATCAGATGATCGTATTAAAGGGGAAATATATATTGAATACACCACATCCACCAAATCCAAACAACTCTCTGAAGCACAAGCTGTAATTACACTTTGGCAGCAGGAAGAATTATATTTTAAACACCATCTATCAATAAACCAAACTTAA
- a CDS encoding NADH-quinone oxidoreductase subunit N: MSVLIIVFLTAVVALFSGVFEQGKFARYIGILGLIIALWVSFMPECAFFAQYRHMYDYTDNTALFTKISIVTTLLLFFLGGFAFSNHRSHQSELYALMLFALCGGIILFGYQNLVTLFLGVEILSIPLYVMAGANKTDLRSNEASIKYFLMGAFATGFLLFGIAFIYGSVGSFDLYKIQGFGVSNPKDVMFILGVLLILCALAFKVALAPFHMWSPDVYYGAPSLITAFMASVVKISGFFALFRLMTIGFGGVTEEWINVFGVFLIITLLLANVMGLAQTNAKRMLAYSSVSHAGYIGLVFFGMTSLSTYNLAFYLFAYALSTVGVFMCLIYVEKLKRETSFGAFKGLAKTEPLLATTAAISMLSMAGIPLTAGFMGKFALFSQAMNSNHGVFLVLVAVLGSAVSIAYYLRLIISMFFFKESTFKSSEKVTLTYNIVGVFVIASIIVLGVFPDLFARLIGL, encoded by the coding sequence ATGAGTGTTTTAATTATTGTTTTCCTAACGGCAGTTGTTGCGTTATTTTCAGGAGTTTTTGAACAAGGGAAATTCGCAAGATACATTGGGATTTTGGGATTAATCATCGCATTATGGGTAAGTTTTATGCCTGAATGTGCTTTCTTTGCACAATACAGACATATGTATGACTATACCGACAATACTGCGTTATTCACTAAAATATCAATCGTAACGACATTATTATTATTTTTTTTGGGAGGTTTTGCATTCAGCAACCACAGAAGCCACCAGTCAGAATTATACGCTTTGATGCTTTTTGCATTATGCGGTGGAATTATCCTTTTCGGATACCAGAATTTAGTAACGTTATTCTTAGGAGTTGAGATTCTTTCTATTCCTTTATATGTAATGGCGGGAGCTAACAAAACGGATTTGAGATCAAACGAAGCTTCAATCAAATACTTCTTAATGGGTGCATTCGCGACAGGTTTCTTACTTTTCGGTATTGCATTTATCTACGGAAGTGTCGGAAGTTTTGATTTATATAAAATTCAGGGTTTCGGAGTTTCAAACCCTAAAGATGTGATGTTCATCCTAGGAGTTTTATTGATTCTTTGTGCATTGGCATTCAAAGTAGCATTAGCACCTTTCCACATGTGGAGTCCTGATGTGTATTATGGAGCACCTTCATTAATTACTGCCTTCATGGCAAGTGTTGTAAAGATCTCAGGATTCTTCGCACTATTCAGATTAATGACCATCGGTTTCGGAGGTGTTACAGAAGAATGGATCAACGTTTTCGGAGTATTCTTAATTATCACATTGCTTTTAGCAAACGTTATGGGTCTTGCTCAGACGAATGCCAAAAGAATGTTGGCCTATTCTTCAGTTTCCCACGCAGGATACATCGGGTTGGTGTTTTTCGGAATGACAAGCCTTTCTACTTATAATTTAGCGTTCTATTTATTTGCATACGCTTTATCAACAGTAGGAGTTTTCATGTGTCTGATTTACGTTGAAAAACTAAAAAGAGAAACATCTTTCGGAGCTTTCAAAGGATTGGCAAAAACAGAACCTTTATTGGCAACAACAGCGGCAATCTCAATGCTTTCAATGGCAGGGATTCCGTTAACAGCCGGTTTCATGGGGAAATTTGCTTTATTCTCCCAGGCAATGAATTCTAACCACGGAGTTTTCCTGGTATTGGTAGCCGTTTTAGGTTCTGCCGTTTCAATTGCTTATTATTTGAGATTAATCATCTCTATGTTCTTCTTCAAAGAAAGTACATTCAAATCTTCAGAAAAAGTAACGCTTACTTACAATATTGTAGGAGTTTTTGTAATTGCTTCAATTATTGTGTTGGGAGTTTTCCCTGATCTGTTTGCAAGATTAATCGGGTTGTAG
- a CDS encoding 2Fe-2S iron-sulfur cluster-binding protein has product MSEEVKKFKITIDGQTTEVMPGTSILEAARQIGGKSVPPAMCYYSKLETSGGRCRTCLVEVSKGSEADPRPMPKLVASCRTNVMDGMEVKNLTSEKAQEGRKAVTEFLLVNHPLDCPICDQAGECHLQDLGYEHGNLETRTEFERNTYEADDLGPNIKLNMNRCILCARCVLAANQLTGEREHGILFRGDHAEISTYLNKALDNDFIGNVIDVCPVGALTDRTSRFASRVWFTKPMNATCKCDKCSGKATVWMKGDEISRVTARKDQWGEVEEFICDTCRFERKSLSDWNIEGPRHIDRHSVISLNHYEKPKDELRVLDNPMAKEISEKDEK; this is encoded by the coding sequence ATGAGCGAAGAGGTTAAAAAATTCAAAATAACTATAGATGGACAAACTACCGAAGTTATGCCCGGAACTTCTATTTTGGAAGCAGCCAGACAAATCGGTGGAAAATCTGTACCTCCTGCAATGTGCTACTACAGCAAATTGGAAACCAGCGGAGGAAGATGTAGAACTTGTCTTGTAGAAGTTTCTAAAGGATCTGAAGCAGATCCGCGTCCTATGCCAAAGTTGGTTGCAAGCTGCAGAACCAATGTAATGGATGGAATGGAAGTAAAAAATCTTACTTCTGAAAAAGCTCAGGAAGGCAGAAAAGCGGTGACTGAGTTTTTATTGGTAAACCACCCGTTAGACTGCCCTATTTGTGATCAGGCTGGAGAATGTCATCTTCAGGATTTGGGTTATGAGCACGGAAATCTTGAGACAAGAACCGAGTTTGAAAGAAACACTTACGAAGCAGATGATCTTGGTCCGAACATTAAATTGAATATGAACCGTTGTATTCTTTGTGCAAGATGTGTACTCGCTGCAAACCAATTAACTGGAGAAAGAGAGCACGGAATTCTGTTCAGAGGAGATCACGCTGAAATTTCAACCTATTTAAATAAAGCTTTAGATAATGACTTCATAGGAAACGTAATCGACGTTTGCCCGGTTGGAGCATTAACGGACAGAACTTCTCGTTTTGCGAGCAGAGTTTGGTTTACAAAACCAATGAACGCTACTTGTAAATGTGATAAGTGTTCAGGAAAAGCTACGGTTTGGATGAAAGGTGATGAAATTTCAAGAGTTACAGCGAGAAAAGACCAGTGGGGAGAAGTTGAAGAGTTTATCTGTGATACTTGCCGTTTCGAAAGAAAATCATTGTCAGACTGGAATATCGAAGGTCCAAGACACATCGACAGACACTCAGTTATTTCATTGAACCACTATGAGAAGCCTAAAGATGAGCTAAGAGTTTTAGACAATCCGATGGCTAAAGAAATCAGTGAAAAAGATGAAAAATAA